Proteins from a single region of Azospira inquinata:
- a CDS encoding multidrug efflux RND transporter permease subunit: protein MSLAATFIHRPVATALLTLGVALAGLLAFLLLPVAPLPQVDFPTIAVSANLPGASPETMAATVATPLERSLGRIAGITEMTSSSSQGNTRIILQFDLDRDINGAARDVQAAINAARSLLPTSLPGNPTYKKINPADAPVMIIALTSDTLSQGRIYDAASSIVAQKLAQVDGVGQVQVGGSSLPAVRVELNPHALNQYGLSLEQVRTALAASNANTPKGSIEHGDRHWQIQANDQANHAADYLPLVISYRNGAAVRLADVARVDDSVEDLRNAGLANGKPSVTLMIYREPGANIIDTVDRVKALLPNLEASIPRSINTQVVMDRTTTIRSSLLDVEKTLAISVALVILVVFLFLRNGRATLIPAVAVPVSLIGTFGVMYLAGYSLDNLSLMALTIATGFVVDDAIVVLENIARHREAGMPPFKAALQGAREVSFTVLSMSLSLISVFIPILAMGGIVGRLFREFAVTLSVAILVSLVVSLTTTPTLCAYLLGKTGKDESLSPTPPGPPSRWRRFLGGLELLFDDLQDGYRRSLAWALNHSRLVLTLLLATVGLTVYLYIIIPKGFFPQQDTGRIMGMVQADQAISFQSMRQKMEAFQRIIMKDPAVAFVAGYTGGGQRNGGMMFMSLKPLKERKVSSDEVINRLRKKLGHVPGASLFLQSAQDVRVGGRPGNAQYQFTLQADDLGELRTWEPRVKKAMEGLPELEDVSSDSQDAGISTYVTIDRDTAARMGITASRVDAALNDAFGQRQVSTLYAPLNQYHVVMEVAPEYWQHPESLGAIYVPGGVQAQTTGLTANSALGGASSPNGSATAMVPLSAIAHFGPGTTPLAVNHQGQFAASTMFFNLKAGVSLSQAADAINGAIDKIGAPSSIHGSFQGTAKVFGDSLHNQPLLILAAVVAMYIVLGVLYESYIHPLTILSTIPSAGVGALLALLAFGMEFTVIALIGVLLLIGIVKKNAIMMIDFAIEAQRRDGLEPKEAIFRACQLRFRPIMMTTMAALLGAVPLAIGGGEGAELRQPLGVAIVGGLALSQLLTLYTTPVVYLYMDRFRLWWERHRGRKSAPLPALNEQ from the coding sequence CGTCGCCCCCCTGCCCCAGGTGGATTTCCCCACCATTGCGGTGAGCGCCAACCTGCCCGGCGCCAGCCCGGAAACCATGGCAGCCACCGTGGCCACTCCCCTGGAGCGCTCCCTGGGACGCATTGCCGGCATTACGGAAATGACCTCCAGCAGTTCCCAGGGCAATACCCGGATCATTCTCCAGTTCGACCTGGACCGGGACATCAACGGCGCTGCCCGGGATGTGCAGGCCGCCATTAACGCGGCCCGCAGCCTGCTGCCCACCAGCCTGCCCGGCAACCCCACCTACAAGAAAATCAATCCGGCAGATGCCCCGGTGATGATCATCGCCCTGACCTCTGATACCCTGAGCCAGGGGCGTATTTACGATGCCGCCTCCTCCATCGTGGCCCAGAAACTGGCCCAGGTGGATGGGGTGGGCCAGGTCCAGGTGGGGGGTAGTTCCCTGCCTGCGGTGCGAGTGGAGCTCAACCCCCACGCCCTGAACCAGTACGGCCTGAGCCTGGAACAGGTTCGTACTGCCCTGGCGGCCAGCAACGCCAATACCCCCAAGGGCAGCATTGAGCACGGGGACCGGCACTGGCAGATTCAGGCCAATGATCAGGCCAATCACGCCGCCGACTACCTGCCCCTGGTCATTTCCTACCGCAACGGCGCCGCCGTGCGCCTGGCGGACGTGGCCCGGGTGGATGATTCGGTGGAGGATCTGCGTAACGCCGGGCTGGCCAATGGCAAGCCCTCCGTCACCCTGATGATTTACCGGGAGCCCGGGGCCAACATTATCGATACTGTGGATCGGGTCAAAGCTCTGCTGCCCAATCTGGAAGCCTCCATCCCCCGCTCTATCAATACCCAGGTGGTCATGGACCGGACCACCACCATCCGCAGCTCCCTCCTGGATGTGGAAAAAACCCTGGCCATTTCCGTGGCCCTGGTGATCCTAGTGGTCTTCCTCTTCCTGCGTAATGGCCGGGCCACCCTGATTCCCGCCGTGGCCGTCCCCGTTTCCCTGATCGGCACCTTTGGGGTCATGTATCTGGCGGGCTACAGCCTGGATAACCTGTCCCTCATGGCCCTCACCATCGCCACTGGTTTTGTGGTGGATGACGCCATCGTGGTGTTGGAAAACATCGCCCGGCACCGGGAGGCGGGCATGCCCCCCTTCAAGGCCGCCCTTCAAGGGGCCCGGGAGGTGAGTTTTACCGTGCTCTCCATGAGCCTCTCCCTGATCTCCGTATTTATCCCCATCCTGGCCATGGGGGGCATTGTGGGGCGCCTCTTCCGGGAATTCGCGGTGACCCTCTCCGTCGCCATTCTGGTCTCCCTGGTGGTCTCCCTAACCACTACCCCCACCCTGTGCGCTTATCTGCTGGGTAAGACGGGTAAGGACGAGTCCCTGTCCCCCACGCCCCCGGGCCCGCCCAGCCGCTGGCGCCGTTTCCTGGGGGGGCTGGAACTCCTGTTTGACGACCTTCAGGATGGCTATCGCCGCAGTCTGGCCTGGGCTCTGAATCACAGCCGGTTGGTGCTCACCCTGCTGTTGGCTACCGTGGGGCTTACGGTCTATCTCTACATCATCATTCCCAAGGGCTTTTTCCCCCAGCAGGATACGGGACGGATTATGGGCATGGTCCAGGCGGACCAGGCCATTTCCTTCCAATCCATGCGTCAGAAAATGGAAGCCTTTCAACGCATTATCATGAAAGATCCGGCGGTGGCCTTCGTGGCCGGTTACACCGGAGGCGGCCAGCGCAACGGGGGCATGATGTTCATGAGCTTGAAGCCCCTCAAAGAACGAAAGGTTTCCTCCGACGAGGTTATCAACCGCCTGCGCAAAAAACTGGGCCATGTGCCCGGTGCCAGCCTGTTTCTCCAGTCTGCCCAGGATGTGCGGGTGGGCGGCCGCCCAGGCAATGCCCAATACCAATTCACCCTCCAGGCGGACGATCTGGGGGAACTGCGGACCTGGGAGCCCCGGGTGAAGAAGGCCATGGAAGGCCTGCCGGAGCTGGAAGATGTGAGTTCCGATAGCCAGGATGCGGGCATTTCCACCTATGTGACCATCGACCGGGATACGGCGGCCCGCATGGGCATCACCGCCAGCCGGGTGGATGCTGCCCTGAATGACGCCTTCGGCCAGCGCCAGGTCTCCACCCTTTATGCCCCCCTGAACCAGTATCACGTGGTCATGGAGGTGGCGCCGGAATACTGGCAGCACCCGGAATCCCTGGGGGCCATCTATGTGCCCGGCGGAGTCCAAGCCCAGACCACCGGACTGACCGCCAATTCTGCCCTGGGCGGGGCCTCCTCTCCTAACGGTAGTGCCACGGCCATGGTGCCCCTCTCCGCTATTGCCCATTTCGGCCCGGGCACCACCCCCCTGGCGGTGAATCACCAGGGCCAGTTTGCCGCCTCCACCATGTTCTTTAACCTGAAGGCCGGGGTTTCCCTGTCCCAGGCGGCGGACGCCATTAACGGGGCCATCGACAAAATCGGCGCCCCCTCTTCCATCCACGGCAGTTTCCAGGGCACGGCCAAGGTCTTTGGGGATTCTCTCCATAACCAGCCTCTGCTGATTCTGGCCGCCGTGGTGGCCATGTACATCGTCCTGGGGGTGCTGTACGAAAGCTACATCCACCCCCTGACCATTCTTTCCACCATTCCCTCCGCCGGGGTGGGCGCCCTCCTGGCCCTGCTGGCCTTCGGTATGGAATTCACCGTCATCGCCCTGATCGGGGTGCTGCTCCTCATCGGCATCGTCAAGAAAAACGCCATCATGATGATCGACTTCGCCATCGAGGCCCAGCGGCGGGATGGGTTAGAGCCCAAGGAGGCCATATTCCGGGCCTGCCAGCTCCGTTTCCGGCCCATCATGATGACCACTATGGCGGCCCTCCTGGGGGCCGTGCCCCTAGCCATCGGCGGCGGCGAAGGGGCGGAACTGCGCCAGCCCCTGGGGGTGGCTATTGTGGGCGGGTTGGCCCTGTCCCAGTTGCTCACCCTCTACACCACCCCGGTGGTCTATCTCTATATGGACCGTTTCCGCCTCTGGTGGGAACGGCACCGGGGACGGAAAAGCGCCCCCCTGCCTGCCCTCAATGAACAGTGA